The segment AAGAACTGGTTCCGTTGCATAATCATCGACAAGGGTCGCAAGCAGAATGTCAGGGAAAAGATGCCCGTGGTGACGCCGAAGGGGATAGTCGGGCAGGTCGTCGAGGTGGACCTCTGGCATGCGAAGGTCATGGTGCTCAATGACACGAACTCTTCTATAGACGTCAACGTCGAGGGAAAGAACACCCGGGGACTTCTCGAGGGCACCGGGCAGAACACGGTCAAGCTGAAATACGTCATCAAGAACGATGACATCGAGATAGGCGACAAGCTCGTCACATCCGGCAAGGACGGCATATACCCCAAGGGAATCCCCGCGGGGATCGTCATAACGGCCAACAGGAACAAGGCCGGGATCTTCGCGGATATCGACGTCATGCCGTACAACAACTTCAGACAACTTGAAGAAGTCCTGCTCATCAAGAAATGAAGACCCTTGTCTACATAATCCTCGGCATCGTGCTTCTCCTCATAGAGACCGTGATCTCACCCCATGTCTCTCTTGATGTCCTGAAACCGGAACTGGGACTGCCCATCGTTCTCTATGCCACCTTTTTCCTGGGAGCAAGGTCGGGACTCGTCGCCGCGGTGTG is part of the Syntrophorhabdus sp. genome and harbors:
- the mreC gene encoding rod shape-determining protein MreC, with product MRNSIAIIIAILVLVISFLSFTNAPFVAKSYSRVKSGLGSVFGPVLSVASKPVSSVGGFFDSYFNLVGAKKENEELREKYEKLYIENQKLLETERENARLRKLLDFTQKRPNTMIAAGVIGEDLKNWFRCIIIDKGRKQNVREKMPVVTPKGIVGQVVEVDLWHAKVMVLNDTNSSIDVNVEGKNTRGLLEGTGQNTVKLKYVIKNDDIEIGDKLVTSGKDGIYPKGIPAGIVITANRNKAGIFADIDVMPYNNFRQLEEVLLIKK